The following are encoded in a window of Kogia breviceps isolate mKogBre1 chromosome 12, mKogBre1 haplotype 1, whole genome shotgun sequence genomic DNA:
- the AVPR1A gene encoding vasopressin V1a receptor: MDSMSFSGSPGAGPAGNSSPWWPLAASGANTSGEEEALGKGDSPLADERNEELAKLEIAVLAVIFVVAVLGNSSVLLALHRTPHKTSRMHLFIRHLSLADLAVALFQVLPQLCWDITYRFRGPDGLCRVVKHLQVFAMFASAYMLVVMTADRYIAVCHPLKTLQQPARRSRLMIAAAWVLSFVLSTPQYFVFSVVEVSNVTKAYDCWANFIQPWGLPAYVTWMTGSIFVAPVVSLSTCYGFICYQIWRNVRGKTAVRQGKGASAEGAGSAFHQGLLLAPCVSSVKTISRAKIRTVKMTFVIVTAYIVCWAPFFIIQMWSVWDKNFPWVESENPATTITALLASLNSCCNPWIYMFFSGHLLQDCIQSFPCCQNMKQTFNKEDSDSTSRKQTSFTKNRSPTYRTGTWKDSAKSSKSTQFITVSS, translated from the exons ATGGACAGCATGAGTTTCTCCGGGAGCCCCGGCGCGGGGCCCGCGGGCAACTCCAGCCCATGGTGGCCTCTGGCCGCCAGCGGTGCCAACACCAGCGGGGAAGAGGAGGCGCTCGGGAAAGGCGACAGCCCGCTGGCGGACGAGCGCAATGAGGAGCTGGCCAAGCTGGAGATCGCCGTGCTGGCCGTGATTTTCGTGGTGGCCGTGCTGGGTAACAGCAGTGTGCTGCTGGCGCTGCACCGCACGCCTCACAAGACGTCCCGCATGCACCTCTTCATCCGCCACCTTAGCCTGGCCGACCTGGCCGTCGCTCTCTTCCAGGTGCTGCCTCAGCTGTGCTGGGACATCACCTACCGTTTCCGCGGACCCGACGGGCTCTGCCGCGTGGTGAAGCACCTGCAGGTGTTCGCCATGTTCGCATCGGCTTACATGCTGGTGGTCATGACCGCCGACCGCTACATCGCCGTGTGCCACCCGCTGAAGACGCTGCAGCAGCCTGCGCGCCGCTCGCGCCTCATGATCGCCGCCGCCTGGGTGCTGAGCTTCGTGCTGAGCACTCCACAGTACTTCGTCTTCTCCGTGGTCGAAGTGAGCAACGTCACCAAGGCCTACGACTGCTGGGCCAACTTCATCCAGCCCTGGGGTCTCCCCGCCTACGTGACCTGGATGACCGGCAGCATCTTCGTGGCGCCCGTGGTCAGCCTGAGCACCTGCTACGGCTTCATCTGCTACCAAATCTGGCGCAACGTCCGCGGAAAGACTGCGGTGCGCCAGGGCAAGGGCGCCAGCGCGGAGGGCGCAGGTAGTGCCTTCCACCAGGGGCTCCTGCTCGCGCCGTGTGTCAGCAGCGTGAAGACAATTTCCCGCGCCAAGATCCGCACGGTAAAGATGACCTTCGTGATCGTGACGGCTTACATCGTTTGCTGGGCTCCCTTCTTCATCATCCAGATGTGGTCTGTCTGGGATAAGAATTTCCCCTGGGTCG AGTCGGAAAACCCGGCCACCACCATCACTGCATTACTGGCTTCCTTGAATAGTTGCTGCAATCCCTGGATATACATGTTTTTTAGTGGCCATCTCCTGCAAGATTGTATCCAAAGCTTCCCATGCTGCCAAAACATGAAGCAAACATTCAACAAAGAAGATTCTGACAGTACGAGCCGAAAACAGACTTCCTTCACTAAGAACCGAAGCCCCACATACAGGACCGGCACGTGGAAGGACTCAGCTAAATCTTCCAAGTCCACCCAATTCATTACTGTTTCATCCTGA